In Methylotenera sp. L2L1, the following proteins share a genomic window:
- a CDS encoding tetratricopeptide repeat protein has translation MAYDLEEQEQLDELKAWWKTYGKMVSNLVIGLLVAYAAYQGWTYYQTKQAVEASTEYQALQVVDAKDLKTIQAKSAVLMEKYSATPYAGRAAVFAAKANYEAKDIKSAKAQLEWAISNAKESAVSAIASLQLANILSEENNFDAALKVLEAKHDAGFDGLFSDLKGDVLLALGKSAEAKAAYEHALTKLDAQGRYRHLTQQKLDSLG, from the coding sequence ATGGCATACGATTTAGAAGAACAAGAGCAGTTAGATGAGTTAAAAGCATGGTGGAAAACTTACGGGAAAATGGTAAGTAACCTAGTCATTGGTTTATTAGTGGCTTATGCAGCTTATCAAGGCTGGACATACTACCAAACTAAACAGGCTGTTGAGGCTTCTACAGAATATCAAGCATTACAAGTTGTAGATGCTAAAGATTTAAAAACCATACAAGCAAAATCTGCAGTATTGATGGAAAAGTATAGTGCGACACCATATGCGGGTCGTGCAGCAGTATTTGCAGCTAAAGCAAATTACGAAGCAAAAGATATTAAAAGTGCTAAAGCACAGTTGGAATGGGCGATTAGCAATGCTAAAGAAAGCGCTGTTAGTGCTATCGCAAGTTTGCAATTGGCAAATATTTTGTCTGAAGAAAATAACTTTGATGCTGCTTTGAAAGTGCTTGAGGCAAAACACGATGCGGGTTTTGATGGGTTATTTTCTGATTTAAAAGGCGATGTGTTGCTTGCTCTGGGTAAATCTGCCGAAGCTAAAGCTGCATATGAGCATGCGCTTACTAAGCTTGATGCACAGGGTAGATATCGTCATTTAACACAACAAAAACTTGATTCGCTAGGTTAG
- a CDS encoding ATP-binding cassette domain-containing protein, giving the protein MSEYILEASHLIKTYTQRSGRFGFGKSQVKALNDVSIKLRTGKTLAVVGESGSGKSTLARCLLQLQSIDSGEVIFSGKDLAKLNAEALRSVRKDLQMVFQDPFASLNPRMRVGDLVGEGLLIHSLGDTSERRRKVIAMLNRVGLTEADMQKYPHEFSGGQRQRIGIARALVLQPKVVVCDEPVSALDVSIQAQILLLLKELQQEMALSYIFISHDLRVVRHIADDIVVMHQGQVVEQGKVADIYEQPQHTYTQNLLAAIPGKKVANA; this is encoded by the coding sequence ATGAGCGAATATATTTTAGAAGCCAGTCATTTAATTAAGACCTACACGCAGCGTAGTGGTCGGTTTGGTTTTGGTAAAAGTCAGGTAAAGGCTTTAAATGATGTGAGTATCAAGCTGCGCACAGGTAAAACGTTGGCAGTTGTCGGCGAATCTGGCAGTGGCAAATCCACCTTAGCGAGATGTCTGTTACAATTGCAATCCATTGATAGCGGAGAAGTAATTTTCTCTGGAAAAGATCTGGCCAAATTGAATGCAGAAGCGCTTCGATCTGTTCGTAAAGATTTGCAGATGGTGTTTCAAGATCCCTTTGCTTCACTCAATCCGCGTATGCGTGTAGGTGACTTGGTGGGTGAAGGTTTGCTGATACATAGCTTGGGTGATACCTCTGAGCGGCGAAGAAAAGTGATTGCTATGTTAAATCGTGTTGGTTTAACTGAAGCCGATATGCAAAAATACCCGCACGAATTTTCTGGGGGGCAGCGGCAGCGCATTGGTATTGCAAGAGCGTTAGTGCTACAACCAAAGGTCGTGGTGTGTGATGAGCCTGTATCCGCATTAGATGTGTCGATACAAGCCCAAATATTATTGCTACTTAAAGAGTTGCAGCAAGAAATGGCACTTAGTTATATTTTTATCAGCCATGATTTACGTGTGGTGCGCCATATTGCAGACGATATTGTAGTCATGCATCAAGGGCAGGTAGTTGAGCAAGGAAAAGTGGCTGATATTTATGAGCAGCCTCAGCATACGTACACACAGAACTTATTGGCGGCAATTCCCGGTAAAAAAGTGGCGAATGCTTGA
- a CDS encoding outer membrane protein assembly factor BamD gives MKYISILAFTFLLSGCAIFGAPTELDETKGWTAERIYQEGATKMQDRDYDKALVYFQKLESRYPHGRFATQAQLETAYAHYKKQDPVSAVAAADRFIKLHPNHPNVDYAYYLKGLAVFNERGIIEKLTKQQVSDRDPRALKDSFATFKELVTRYPKSRYIKDATQRMVYLANSLSDHELHVARYYMKRQAYVAAVNRTKYVLEYYPQSPHIEEALVIMISAYDLMGLDDLKNDTLRILKTNYPDSAMLGKGVPDDERVWWKFWESLY, from the coding sequence ATGAAGTATATCTCAATTTTGGCTTTTACCTTCTTACTCAGTGGTTGTGCAATCTTTGGCGCCCCAACTGAGCTTGATGAAACAAAAGGCTGGACTGCTGAACGCATCTATCAAGAAGGTGCGACAAAAATGCAAGATAGAGATTACGATAAAGCGCTTGTTTACTTTCAAAAGCTAGAGTCTCGCTATCCTCATGGCCGATTTGCCACCCAAGCCCAACTTGAAACCGCTTACGCCCATTATAAAAAACAAGACCCTGTTTCAGCAGTCGCCGCGGCGGACCGCTTTATTAAACTACATCCGAACCATCCAAACGTAGATTACGCTTACTACCTAAAAGGACTTGCTGTATTTAACGAGCGTGGGATTATTGAAAAACTAACTAAGCAACAAGTGAGTGACCGTGACCCTCGCGCGTTAAAAGATTCATTCGCTACATTTAAAGAGCTAGTCACGCGCTATCCAAAAAGCCGCTATATAAAAGATGCAACGCAACGTATGGTGTATTTAGCAAACAGCTTATCCGACCATGAGCTACATGTCGCGCGTTACTATATGAAACGTCAAGCTTATGTAGCTGCAGTTAACCGCACTAAGTATGTGCTTGAATATTATCCACAATCTCCACATATTGAAGAAGCATTAGTCATTATGATCAGCGCTTATGATTTAATGGGATTAGATGATTTAAAAAATGACACGCTGAGAATCCTAAAAACAAACTACCCGGATAGCGCAATGTTGGGTAAAGGTGTGCCTGATGATGAGCGCGTATGGTGGAAGTTCTGGGAAAGCTTATACTAA
- a CDS encoding methyl-accepting chemotaxis protein: MNNVTSFKISNLLNHLSYKRKFTLLGLVTILPLLVLLFVNIDRLNSDKKITETELQGVTYLNPLRNLIENVQAHRGMSNSYLSGNDSFAEKIDANEKKSGDLILNIDEIDRKLGTQFNTTANWNKIKQDLDKIKSNWAQIKSKSIEITSKDSFAAHTDLINQLLEFSLQVADASTLTLDPEIDSYYLMDIVYLRTINVVENMAKIRGLGAGIASRQFATSEEKLKLSILTNQVEASLKSYEHDMLALKNYQSTYDQIKPVMSSLHKSISALNTLVKTEIIETEAINLDSKVYFDNATQSINEGYQAYDKLSNLLESLLSDRLAQQEKQLFIVLALAAITILMVCVMLFSVARSIVQATSEAKDLMNNLAQGKLEHNGNQAFSRDEMGDVMRSAYSLEQTIKNLIDAMQTVSQQHHAGDIDATLNAHQFNGVYAEMAMGINKMVADHIEMNKKAITVVKAFGEGDLTPQLEKFPGKKAFVNEAIEQVRANINALVLDTNVLVNAAIQGELSTRADASRHQGDFRKIVQGINHTLDAVINPLNMAAQYVDDIAKGNIPAKITDDYNGDFNAIKNNLNQCIDAVNAMIADTALLVDAAEKGQLSTRADVSRHQGDFRKIVDGVNNALDYVINPLNTAAQYVDRISKGDIPTHISQQYNGDFNVIKNNLNTCIDAVNRLVTDANMLAEAATEGRISTRADASQHQGDFRKVVEGVNATLETIVEPIIAVKDAIETITTAANEISTGNNDLSSRTEQQASSLEETAASMEELASTVKHNAENAKQANQLALTASNVAIKGGKVVSDVVTTMIAINDSSRKIEDIISVIDGIAFQTNILALNAAVEAARAGEQGRGFAVVAGEVRSLAQRSASAAKEIKDLITDSVNKTTEGTTLVQNAGQTMEEVVVSVKHVADIIGEIAAASVEQAAGIDLVNEAVTSMDESTQQNAALVEQAAAAAESLVEQANQLSTAISAFKLDNTKSTNRMNHNSMPTHNNIALSVVKSQPRASSTMRTIVSKQSDSNGDWEEF; encoded by the coding sequence ATGAATAACGTGACCTCTTTTAAAATTAGCAACTTGTTAAATCATCTAAGCTATAAAAGAAAATTCACCCTACTCGGCTTGGTCACAATTTTACCTTTGCTAGTTTTACTGTTCGTCAATATCGACCGACTGAACTCGGACAAAAAAATCACTGAAACTGAGCTTCAGGGCGTTACTTATTTAAATCCTTTGCGTAACCTTATTGAGAATGTGCAAGCACATCGTGGCATGTCTAACTCATATCTATCTGGCAACGATAGCTTTGCAGAAAAAATTGATGCTAATGAAAAAAAGTCTGGTGACTTAATTTTAAACATTGATGAAATTGATCGTAAGCTTGGCACTCAATTCAACACGACAGCTAATTGGAATAAAATTAAGCAAGACTTAGATAAAATTAAATCTAATTGGGCTCAAATTAAATCAAAGTCCATAGAAATCACGTCAAAAGACAGCTTTGCAGCGCACACCGACTTAATCAATCAGCTCCTTGAGTTCTCTTTACAAGTAGCAGATGCAAGCACGCTTACTTTAGACCCGGAAATTGACTCTTACTACTTAATGGATATTGTTTACCTAAGAACAATCAATGTTGTTGAAAATATGGCAAAGATTCGCGGTTTAGGCGCAGGCATCGCATCTAGACAGTTTGCAACTAGCGAGGAGAAGCTAAAGCTTTCTATTCTGACGAACCAAGTAGAAGCATCTCTAAAAAGTTACGAACACGACATGTTAGCCCTCAAAAACTATCAGAGTACTTATGACCAAATCAAACCTGTCATGAGTTCCTTACATAAGTCAATTTCTGCGCTAAATACACTGGTAAAAACTGAAATCATTGAAACAGAAGCCATTAATCTAGATTCAAAAGTCTATTTTGATAACGCTACTCAATCAATTAATGAGGGCTACCAAGCTTACGACAAACTAAGCAACTTACTTGAGAGCCTACTGAGTGACCGTTTGGCACAACAAGAAAAACAACTCTTTATAGTGCTAGCTTTAGCCGCTATTACCATTTTAATGGTTTGCGTCATGTTGTTCTCAGTAGCAAGAAGTATCGTCCAAGCGACCAGCGAAGCTAAAGACCTGATGAACAATCTCGCACAAGGCAAACTAGAACACAACGGCAATCAAGCTTTCAGTCGTGATGAAATGGGCGATGTCATGCGCTCTGCTTACAGCTTGGAGCAAACCATTAAAAATCTGATTGATGCCATGCAAACGGTCAGCCAGCAACATCATGCTGGCGATATAGACGCAACGCTTAACGCGCATCAATTTAATGGTGTATATGCTGAAATGGCGATGGGTATTAACAAAATGGTCGCTGACCATATTGAAATGAATAAAAAGGCAATTACTGTTGTTAAAGCTTTTGGTGAAGGTGATTTAACGCCGCAATTAGAAAAGTTCCCAGGGAAAAAAGCATTTGTTAATGAAGCAATTGAACAAGTAAGAGCCAACATTAATGCACTCGTTCTCGATACCAACGTCTTGGTCAACGCGGCTATTCAGGGTGAACTCTCAACACGCGCTGATGCAAGCCGCCATCAAGGAGATTTCCGTAAGATTGTCCAAGGCATTAATCACACATTAGACGCTGTTATCAATCCATTAAATATGGCAGCCCAATATGTGGATGACATCGCAAAAGGCAATATTCCAGCAAAAATCACAGACGACTACAACGGTGACTTTAACGCAATTAAAAACAACCTGAACCAATGTATTGATGCCGTTAACGCAATGATTGCAGATACCGCATTACTAGTAGATGCCGCAGAAAAAGGACAGCTTTCAACACGTGCTGACGTAAGCCGCCATCAAGGTGATTTCCGCAAGATTGTGGACGGTGTTAACAACGCATTAGACTACGTCATTAACCCTCTAAATACAGCAGCTCAATACGTTGACCGCATTTCTAAAGGTGATATTCCCACCCATATCAGCCAGCAATACAACGGTGACTTTAATGTCATTAAAAACAACCTTAACACTTGTATTGATGCAGTTAACCGTTTAGTTACTGATGCTAACATGCTAGCCGAGGCAGCGACAGAAGGACGCATTAGCACTAGAGCGGATGCAAGCCAACACCAAGGTGACTTCCGCAAGGTGGTAGAGGGCGTCAACGCAACACTTGAAACAATTGTAGAGCCTATCATCGCAGTCAAAGACGCTATCGAAACTATCACTACGGCAGCTAATGAAATCTCAACGGGTAACAATGACCTTTCAAGCCGCACCGAACAGCAAGCATCTAGCCTAGAAGAAACAGCTGCCAGCATGGAAGAACTAGCTAGCACCGTCAAACACAATGCAGAAAATGCAAAACAAGCCAATCAACTGGCGCTTACTGCTTCCAATGTTGCAATTAAAGGTGGAAAAGTCGTTTCTGATGTTGTGACCACAATGATTGCAATCAACGATAGCTCACGTAAGATTGAGGACATCATCTCCGTCATTGATGGCATCGCCTTCCAAACTAACATCCTTGCACTAAACGCTGCTGTTGAGGCTGCCAGAGCTGGCGAGCAAGGTAGAGGGTTTGCAGTTGTTGCTGGCGAAGTGCGTAGCCTAGCACAACGCTCAGCAAGTGCTGCTAAAGAGATTAAAGACCTCATTACCGACTCGGTAAACAAAACAACAGAAGGCACCACACTGGTTCAAAATGCCGGACAAACCATGGAAGAAGTAGTTGTTTCCGTTAAACATGTAGCCGACATTATTGGTGAGATTGCTGCAGCATCAGTTGAACAAGCAGCGGGCATTGATCTGGTCAATGAAGCTGTGACCAGCATGGACGAATCTACTCAACAAAATGCAGCCTTGGTAGAACAAGCAGCAGCGGCGGCTGAGTCGTTAGTAGAACAAGCTAACCAATTGTCTACAGCAATCAGTGCTTTTAAACTAGACAACACCAAAAGCACTAATCGTATGAATCACAACTCGATGCCAACTCACAATAATATTGCATTATCTGTTGTAAAGAGCCAGCCTCGAGCAAGCAGCACTATGAGAACGATAGTGAGTAAACAATCGGACAGCAATGGAGATTGGGAAGAGTTCTAA
- the bamB gene encoding outer membrane protein assembly factor BamB encodes MRFIKQSKLLLVLCSLVLLPACTAITELQTDLSERVFGRELVDIEPLTDFEANATAKVLWQSKVSSAGNYDFSPVVEAGFAYVASSEGDVVKLDITNGKEQWHVNAGEKLTGGVGVGGSLVLVGTQKGVIYAYDIAGKLQWKSRLSSEVLSAPRYYDGMVIVRTGDSRIYGINADDGSRKWVYDRTSPALTLRSSAGLVVDGGAVYAGFAGGKLAAIRADNGKLLWEASVAQPKGVTEIERIADITSLPMVDGPLVYAVAYQGRIAAVDRATGRVVWNRDISSLAGLSHEDARIYVSHAIGSIYALDYTTGKTFWRQAALKNRQLTAPLPMGDRVAVGDVEGYVHFLKREDGAFSARIKTDDTPIMPQMVAINSDTLLAQSRGGGLYAIQIK; translated from the coding sequence ATGCGTTTTATTAAACAATCAAAACTATTATTGGTTTTATGTAGCTTGGTGTTATTGCCAGCTTGTACCGCTATTACCGAGCTTCAAACGGACTTGTCAGAACGTGTATTTGGTCGAGAGCTGGTGGATATAGAGCCTTTGACTGATTTTGAAGCAAATGCTACCGCAAAAGTACTTTGGCAATCGAAAGTTAGCTCAGCGGGTAATTATGATTTTTCACCTGTAGTTGAGGCTGGTTTTGCCTATGTAGCAAGTTCTGAAGGTGATGTTGTAAAGTTGGATATCACTAATGGTAAAGAGCAATGGCATGTAAATGCTGGAGAGAAACTGACGGGTGGAGTTGGTGTTGGCGGTAGTTTAGTGTTGGTCGGCACTCAAAAAGGCGTTATCTATGCTTATGATATTGCTGGGAAATTGCAATGGAAATCAAGACTCAGCAGTGAAGTGCTGAGTGCGCCTAGATATTACGATGGTATGGTGATTGTGCGTACTGGTGATAGTCGCATTTATGGCATCAACGCGGATGATGGTAGTAGAAAATGGGTTTATGACCGTACAAGCCCAGCACTTACTTTACGTAGCAGTGCAGGCCTTGTTGTTGATGGTGGCGCGGTATATGCAGGTTTTGCCGGTGGGAAATTAGCAGCGATTCGCGCTGATAATGGGAAGCTACTATGGGAAGCTTCAGTAGCTCAGCCTAAAGGTGTTACCGAGATTGAGCGTATTGCGGACATTACAAGCTTACCTATGGTGGATGGGCCTTTGGTGTATGCCGTTGCTTATCAGGGACGCATTGCTGCAGTAGATCGTGCAACAGGCCGTGTAGTTTGGAATAGAGATATATCAAGTCTGGCTGGATTGAGTCATGAAGATGCTCGTATTTACGTGTCCCATGCAATCGGTTCGATTTATGCACTTGATTACACGACTGGTAAAACCTTTTGGCGACAAGCAGCACTTAAAAATAGACAACTTACCGCGCCTTTGCCAATGGGTGATCGCGTTGCAGTAGGCGATGTTGAAGGTTATGTTCATTTTCTCAAACGTGAAGATGGTGCATTCTCTGCCAGAATTAAAACAGATGACACACCGATTATGCCGCAGATGGTTGCTATTAATAGCGACACCTTACTTGCGCAATCTCGTGGTGGCGGATTGTATGCGATTCAAATTAAGTAA
- the pgeF gene encoding peptidoglycan editing factor PgeF encodes MTNPAPIAFITPNWPAPVNVKALQTTRIGGVSVAPYSSLNLGAHVQDDPLAVTKNRQLLSPYLPSEPVWVNQVHGVDVIDATTSTCLQNADASFTTKPNVVCVTMTADCLPVLLCDKKGTIVAAVHAGWRGLCDGVIEAAVNKMQVSPSDVLVWLGPAIGPDAFEVGGDVREQFIEKDSQAALAFKSIGNQNADDKWLCNLYLLAKQRLNNIGVTALYGASVNEDFCTYTDEAHFFSFRRDNVTGRMASMIWLESHAAVTAARL; translated from the coding sequence ATGACAAATCCAGCACCTATTGCATTTATTACCCCAAATTGGCCCGCGCCGGTAAACGTGAAGGCATTACAAACGACACGCATTGGTGGTGTCAGTGTTGCTCCGTACTCCAGCTTGAATTTGGGCGCTCATGTACAAGATGACCCGCTCGCCGTTACGAAAAATCGTCAATTATTAAGCCCATATTTACCAAGCGAACCGGTTTGGGTAAATCAGGTGCATGGCGTGGATGTGATTGATGCTACTACTAGCACTTGCCTGCAAAACGCGGATGCATCGTTTACGACAAAGCCAAATGTTGTGTGTGTCACGATGACGGCTGACTGTTTGCCTGTGTTACTTTGTGATAAAAAGGGAACAATAGTTGCTGCAGTGCATGCTGGCTGGAGAGGTTTGTGTGATGGCGTGATAGAAGCAGCCGTTAATAAAATGCAGGTATCACCTAGTGATGTATTGGTATGGTTAGGCCCAGCCATTGGTCCAGATGCATTTGAAGTGGGTGGTGATGTTCGTGAGCAGTTTATTGAAAAAGATAGCCAAGCAGCATTGGCGTTTAAATCGATAGGTAACCAAAATGCAGATGATAAGTGGTTATGCAATCTATATCTGCTTGCAAAGCAACGACTTAATAACATTGGTGTGACAGCGTTGTATGGCGCCAGTGTTAATGAAGATTTCTGCACTTATACAGATGAAGCTCATTTTTTCTCATTTAGGCGCGATAACGTGACAGGGCGTATGGCAAGCATGATTTGGTTGGAATCACACGCTGCTGTGACGGCTGCTCGGTTATAA
- the rluD gene encoding 23S rRNA pseudouridine(1911/1915/1917) synthase RluD, producing MTDATQQSLNNLISLTISSDLGGLRLDVALQRLLPEHSRSRLQAWIKSGLVTVDGQPSTSKTKVWGGEKVLVDVQVKPEVYAFTAQDIPLDIVYEDDHILVVNKPAGMVVHPAAGNWEGTLLNALLFHAPQLQDVPRAGIVHRLDKETSGLLVVAKTLSAQTNLVRQLQARTVKREYRAIVWGQLWRNGVVDQPLGRDPRSRTKMAINRMGKPAVTRYEILERFSVQTYLRCNLETGRTHQIRVHMQHLKAPLVGDPVYGFRGIVPIRAMTQTLRDAVSQFNRQALHAIKLGLVHPATNEFVEWQIELADDMKVLLEAMRHEDVRDDEEDFELSMEPYLADEDYEYDDEDLFDDGDEEDDADLDLEEDV from the coding sequence ATGACAGACGCTACTCAACAATCTCTTAATAACCTAATTTCACTAACCATTTCTTCTGATTTGGGTGGTTTACGCTTGGACGTTGCTTTGCAACGATTACTGCCTGAACATTCACGCTCTAGGCTGCAGGCTTGGATAAAGTCTGGACTAGTCACGGTCGATGGTCAGCCCAGCACCTCAAAAACTAAAGTGTGGGGAGGGGAGAAAGTGTTGGTTGATGTGCAGGTTAAGCCTGAGGTCTATGCATTCACTGCACAGGATATCCCACTTGATATTGTGTATGAAGATGATCATATCTTAGTGGTTAACAAACCTGCCGGTATGGTTGTACATCCAGCTGCGGGTAATTGGGAAGGTACATTGCTGAATGCTTTACTGTTCCATGCGCCGCAACTACAAGATGTGCCGCGTGCGGGTATTGTGCATCGTTTAGATAAAGAGACGAGCGGCTTGCTTGTTGTTGCTAAAACATTAAGTGCGCAAACTAATTTGGTGCGTCAGCTACAGGCACGTACCGTGAAACGTGAGTATCGTGCCATTGTTTGGGGGCAGTTGTGGCGTAATGGTGTAGTCGATCAGCCGCTTGGTCGTGACCCACGCTCTCGCACAAAAATGGCGATTAACAGAATGGGTAAGCCTGCCGTCACGCGTTATGAGATATTAGAGCGTTTTTCTGTGCAAACTTATTTACGATGCAATTTGGAAACTGGCCGCACCCATCAGATTCGCGTGCATATGCAGCACCTTAAAGCGCCTTTAGTGGGTGATCCGGTTTATGGCTTCCGCGGCATTGTGCCGATTCGTGCAATGACGCAAACGTTACGTGATGCCGTGAGTCAGTTTAATCGCCAAGCGCTGCATGCAATTAAACTTGGCTTAGTTCATCCCGCTACTAATGAGTTTGTGGAATGGCAAATCGAGCTAGCTGATGATATGAAAGTATTGTTAGAAGCCATGCGCCATGAAGACGTTCGTGATGATGAGGAAGATTTTGAATTAAGCATGGAGCCTTATCTTGCTGATGAGGACTATGAGTATGATGATGAAGACCTGTTTGATGATGGCGATGAAGAAGATGATGCCGATCTTGATTTAGAAGAAGACGTTTAA
- a CDS encoding ZIP family metal transporter — translation MTIPELPILVWIIISSFIGGVLSVSLAALFALSLRTAWIPMLVSYAIGAMLGAVFLEILPHAFSEASSIESISATLLFGLLLFFVLEKLVIWRHCHGDHCEVHAIHTEEDCPLTHPKSEATADGVKYKAVNAAKAPSLTQAHSHAHAHHHDSGRSGMMIMIGDTFHNFVDGVLIAAAFLVDVKLGVVTALAIISHEIPQEVGDFLILLHSGYTKKQALIFNLVSSLATLVGGLIAYYALQYVMSWVPYILGLAAASMLYVAVADLIPSLHKRTELKATISQVLLIALGVGSIFLVGYFIH, via the coding sequence ATGACAATTCCAGAGTTACCCATTCTTGTATGGATCATCATTTCTAGCTTTATCGGTGGGGTGTTGAGTGTATCTTTAGCGGCATTGTTTGCATTAAGTCTACGCACTGCTTGGATTCCCATGCTCGTTAGCTATGCAATCGGTGCAATGTTGGGTGCAGTGTTTTTAGAAATTCTTCCACATGCTTTTAGTGAAGCGAGTAGTATAGAAAGCATCTCGGCAACCCTACTATTCGGATTGTTGCTATTTTTTGTGCTAGAAAAGTTGGTGATTTGGCGGCATTGCCATGGTGACCACTGTGAAGTGCATGCGATTCATACTGAAGAAGATTGCCCATTAACACATCCGAAGTCTGAGGCTACAGCGGATGGAGTGAAGTATAAAGCGGTGAATGCTGCAAAGGCGCCGTCTTTAACGCAGGCACACAGCCATGCACATGCGCACCACCATGATAGTGGCCGCAGTGGGATGATGATTATGATTGGGGATACTTTTCATAATTTTGTGGATGGCGTTTTAATTGCAGCGGCGTTTTTAGTGGATGTTAAATTAGGCGTGGTGACCGCGCTGGCTATTATTTCGCACGAAATCCCACAAGAAGTGGGTGACTTTTTAATTTTGCTACACTCGGGATATACTAAAAAACAGGCACTGATTTTTAATTTAGTGTCTAGTTTGGCCACCTTGGTTGGGGGGCTCATTGCTTATTATGCTTTGCAATATGTGATGAGTTGGGTTCCCTATATTTTAGGGTTGGCAGCAGCAAGCATGCTCTATGTGGCGGTGGCCGATTTGATTCCCAGTTTGCATAAGCGCACGGAGTTAAAGGCAACGATCAGTCAGGTGCTACTCATCGCCTTGGGGGTTGGTTCCATCTTCTTGGTGGGATACTTCATCCACTGA
- the der gene encoding ribosome biogenesis GTPase Der, producing MIPTIVLVGRPNVGKSTLFNRLTKSRDALVADLPGLTRDRHYGRGIGASQPYLVVDTGGFEPNTDSGILKAMAKQTLQAIDEADAIIFLVDGRQGVSPQDMEIANRLRKTKCPILLAVNKTEGMQKAVVSADFHELGLGYPLSISSAHGEGVRDIIELALENFKVIEDEPVTDYTGDKIPKVAIVGRPNVGKSTLVNALLGEERVIAFDEPGTTRDSIHIDLEKNGKHYTLIDTAGVRKRGRVFEAIEKFSVIKTIQAIEEANVVILVVDAQEGITEQDAHVAAYILDAGRALVVAINKWDGLKDDERDWIKREIDRKLQFLDFAEFHYISALRKKGLPELFTSVDVAYKAAFAKLATPQLTRVLIDAMQQHQPPISKGIRPKLRYAHQGGSNPPIVVIHGSHVDGVKDAYTRFLEKTFRRTFQLSGTPLRVQYKQGHNPFAEEEDKRKSGEGIVSMRRRKTAQRAELKAKKEVEDKDRRAKKH from the coding sequence ATGATACCTACCATTGTTTTGGTTGGTCGACCTAACGTCGGCAAATCAACATTATTTAATCGATTAACAAAAAGCCGTGATGCGCTTGTCGCTGACTTACCAGGTTTAACCCGTGATAGACACTATGGACGGGGGATTGGCGCTAGTCAGCCTTACTTGGTCGTCGATACTGGTGGTTTTGAGCCAAATACAGACAGCGGTATTCTTAAAGCGATGGCAAAGCAAACGCTGCAAGCAATTGATGAAGCTGATGCGATTATCTTTTTGGTTGATGGTCGCCAAGGTGTTTCACCGCAAGATATGGAAATTGCTAATCGCTTACGTAAAACTAAGTGTCCAATATTGTTGGCCGTGAACAAAACTGAAGGAATGCAAAAAGCGGTTGTTAGTGCAGATTTCCATGAGCTTGGTTTAGGATACCCACTTTCAATCTCATCAGCACACGGGGAAGGTGTACGTGACATTATTGAACTAGCTTTAGAAAACTTTAAAGTCATTGAAGATGAGCCTGTTACCGATTACACCGGCGATAAAATCCCTAAAGTAGCGATTGTTGGCCGTCCTAATGTGGGTAAGTCTACTTTAGTGAATGCATTACTAGGCGAAGAGCGTGTGATTGCATTTGATGAGCCTGGTACTACGCGTGACTCTATCCATATTGATTTAGAAAAGAACGGTAAACATTACACGTTGATCGATACAGCAGGTGTGCGTAAGCGTGGTCGTGTGTTTGAAGCCATTGAGAAGTTCTCTGTGATTAAAACTATACAAGCGATTGAAGAGGCGAATGTGGTGATTCTTGTGGTTGATGCACAAGAAGGCATTACTGAACAAGATGCGCACGTAGCCGCTTACATTTTGGATGCTGGTCGTGCATTAGTGGTTGCCATCAATAAATGGGATGGCTTGAAAGATGACGAGCGCGATTGGATTAAACGTGAGATTGACCGTAAGCTACAGTTCTTAGATTTTGCTGAGTTTCATTACATTTCAGCATTGCGTAAGAAGGGCCTGCCGGAGCTATTTACATCAGTGGATGTGGCTTATAAAGCAGCTTTTGCTAAGCTGGCAACGCCTCAACTTACACGTGTTCTGATTGATGCGATGCAACAGCATCAACCACCAATCAGCAAAGGCATTCGTCCAAAATTACGTTATGCGCACCAAGGTGGCAGCAATCCACCTATCGTTGTGATTCATGGTAGCCATGTGGATGGGGTTAAAGATGCTTATACTCGCTTTTTAGAGAAAACATTCCGCAGAACATTCCAGTTATCTGGCACTCCATTACGTGTTCAGTATAAACAAGGACATAATCCGTTTGCTGAGGAAGAGGATAAACGCAAGTCTGGTGAAGGTATTGTCAGTATGCGTCGTCGTAAGACGGCACAGCGTGCTGAATTAAAAGCTAAAAAAGAAGTTGAAGATAAAGATCGTCGCGCTAAGAAACATTAA